A window of Tursiops truncatus isolate mTurTru1 chromosome 8, mTurTru1.mat.Y, whole genome shotgun sequence contains these coding sequences:
- the HPS5 gene encoding BLOC-2 complex member HPS5 isoform X2, which yields MTFVPVIPESYNHVLAEFESLDPLLSALRLDSARLKCTSIAVSRKWLALGSSGGGLNLIQKEGWKHRLFLSHREGTISQVACCLHDDDYVAVATSQGLVVVWELNQERRGKPERIYVSSEHKGRKVTALCWDTAILRVFVGDHMGKVSAIKLNTSKQAKAAAAFVMFPVHTITTVDSCVVQLDYLDGRLLISSLTRCFLCDTEREKFWKIGNKERDGEYGACFFPGRCSASQQPLIYCARPGSRMWEVNFDGEVISTHQFKKLLSSPPLPVINLRSEPQYDHTVGSSQSLSFPKLLHLSEHCVLTWTERGIYIFLPQNVQVLLWSEVKDIQDVAVCKNELFCLHLNGKVSHLSLLSVERCVERLLRRGLWNLAAQTCCLFQNSVIASRGRKTLTIDKLEHLKSQLDLTTYGDLISQLEELILKFEPLDSACSSRRSSISSHESFSILDSGIYRIINSRRGSQSDEDSCSLHSQTLSEDERLKEFTSHQEEDQPDQCCGSHGNEDNVSHASVMFETDKNETFLPFGIPLSFRSPSPLVSLQAVKESVSSFVRKTTEKIGTLHTSPDLKVRPEPRCDEQSCEEDVGPVTCPKEEDTEGKEEVTSQPPEEDKFQELRMATAEAMTKLQDPLVLFEPQSLKMVLQEWLSQLEKTFAMKDFSGISDTGNSSMESNQGMLLLDESKKGILDEEDEKEKRSSLGNEETVDQAVCDSVNSLRESLDDDIFQVCSPCSIPGSLQKDLAEVTTLCLELNVLNSEIKSASRHVDHTLQQCSPEILACQFLKKYFFLLDLKRAKESIKLSYTNSPCVWDTFIEGLKEMASSNPTYIKMEEGDLPTRLKLLDDLVSFDSPLLIAYATRLYEKFGESALRSLIRFYPSILPSDVMQLCHHHPAQFLAYLDSLVKSRPEDQRSFFLESLLQPESLRLDWLLLAVSHDAPPSTSTMDDEGDPRPHSHLFSWGYSQLILHLIKLPADFTTKEKVTDICRSHGFWPGYLILCLELGRRREAFTNIVYLNDMSLMEGDNGWIPETVEEWKLLLHLVQNKSTKPAPQKSPNGNFSDGPSPINVENVALLLAKVMGPDRAWSLLQECGLTLELSEKFTRTCDILRIAEKRQRALIQSMLEKCDRFLWSQQA from the exons ATGACTTTCGTGCCAGTGATACCAGAGTCCTACAACCATGTTCTTGCAGAATTTGAGTCTCTGGATCCATTACTTTCAGCCCTGAGGCTGGACTCCGCTCGTCTAAAG TGCACGAGCATAGCTGTGTCTCGAAAATGGTTGGCTTTGGGCAGTTCAGGAGGAGGACTCAATCTCATTCAGAAAGAAGGATGGAAGCACAGGCTTTTTCTTTCGCACAGG GAAGGTACAATTTCTCAGGTCGCCTGTTGTTTACATGATGATGATTATGTTGCTGTGGCTACCAG TCAAGGTCTTGTAGTTGTTTGGGAATTAAATCAAGAGCGTCGTGGGAAACCAGAACGAATTTATGTGTCTTCAGAACACAAAGGCCGAAAAGTTACAGCTCTCTGTTGGGATACAGCTATTCTTAGAGTTTTTGTAGGTGATCATATGGGGAAAGTTTCTGCCATCAAACTCAACACTTCTAAACAAGCAAAG GCGGCTGCTGCCTTTGTGATGTTTCCTGTTCACACAATAACAACAGTTGACTCCTGTGTTGTCCAGTTAGATTATTTGGATGGAAGATTACTTATATCTTCACTTACTCGATGCTTCTTATGTGATACTGAGAG agaaaaattttggaaaattggaAACAAGGAAAGAGATGGAGAATACGGAGCTTGTTTCTTCCCTGGAAGATGCTCTGCCAGCCAGCAGCCCCTAATATACTGTGCCCGCCCTGGCTCCAGGATGTGGGAAGTGAACTTTGATGGAGAAGTTATAAGTACACATCAGTTTAAGAAACTCCTCTCATCACCACCTCTTCCTGTGATTAATCTAAG ATCAGAACCTCAGTATGATCATACGGTTGGATCCTCCCAGTCTTTGTCTTTCCCCAAACTCTTACATCTTAG TGAGCACTGTGTGCTGACTTGGACAGAAAGaggaatttatattttccttcctcAGAATGTTCAAGTTCTTCTTTGGAGTGAAGTCAAGG ATATTCAGGATGTGGCTGTCTGTAAGAATGAGCTGTTCTGTTTGCACCTAAATGGGAAGGTCTCCCATCTTTCCCTGTTATCTGTGGAACGTTGTGTGGAACGCCTGCTAAGGAGAGGCCTGTGGAACCTGGCTGCTCAAACTTGCTGTCTTTTCCAGAATTCCGTCATTGCCAGCAGA GGAAGAAAAACTTTGACTATAGATAAATTGGAACATTTGAAATCTCAGCTGGACTTAACAACCTATGGTGATCTGATTTCCCAACTGGAAGAACTGATCTTAAAATTTGAACCTTTGGATTCAGCTTGTAGCAGTAGAAGAAGCTCCATTTCATCACAT gaaagtTTCAGCATCTTGGACTCTGGTATTTATCGTATCATTAATAGTAGAAGAGGCAGTCAGTCAGATGAAGACTCTTGTTCCCTTCACAGCCAAACCCTCTCAGAAGATGAGAGACTTAAAGAATTCACCTCACATCAAGAAGAGGACCAACCAGATCAGTGTTGTGGTTCACACGGAAATGAAG ACAATGTTTCACACGCTTCAGTGATGTTTGAGACAGATAAGAATGAAACTTTTCTCCCCTTCGGCATTCCACTGTCATTTCGTTCTCCATCTCCTCTTGTGTCTCTTCAGGCTGTCAAGGAAAG CGTTTCTAGCTTTGTGCGTAAAACTACTGAGAAGATTGGCACCCTTCATACGAGCCCTGATCTGAAAGTGAGACCAGAACCCAGGTGTGATGAGCAGTCATGTGAAGAGGATGTGGGTCCAGTCACTTGCCCAAAGGAGGAAGACACTGA gggaaaagaagaagtaactaGTCAACCTCCAGAAGAGGACAAGTTTCAAGAGCTCAGAATGGCAACAGCAGAAGCAAT GACCAAGCTACAGGACCCACTGGTATTGTTTGAACCACAGTCTCTGAAAATGGTTTTACAGGAGTGGCTTTCACAGTTAGAAAAAACATTTGCCATGAAGGACTTTTCAGGCATTTCAGATACTGGCAACTCATCCATGGAATCAAACCAGGGTATGCTATTGCTTGATGAGTCAAAAAAGGGAATATTAGAcgaagaagatgaaaaagaaaaaaggagctctTTAGGCAATGAAGAAACGGTTGATCAAGCAGTGTGTGACTCTGTAAATAGTCTGAGGGAGTCCCTGGATGATGACATTTTTCAAGTATGTTCTCCATGCAGTATACCAGGCAGTCTTCAGAAGGACCTGGCTGAAGTGACAACATTGTGTTTGGAACTGAATGTATTGAATTCTGAGATCAAAAGTGCAAGTAGACATGTAGACCACACTTTGCAACAGTGCTCTCCTGAAATTCTGGCTTGTCAGTTCCTAAAGAAGTACTTTTTTCTTCTGGACTTGAAAAGAGCAAAGGAGAGCATCAAGCTGAGTTATACTAACAGTCCTTGTGTTTGGGATACTTTTATTGAAGGATTGAAAG AAATGGCAAGTTCCAATCCTACATATATAAAGATGGAAGAAGGAGACCTTCCAACAAGATTAAAGTTATTGGATGACTTGGTCTCTTTTGACAGTCCTTTGTTGATTGCTTATGCTACCCG aTTGTATGAGAAATTTGGAGAATCTGCCCTTCGATCCTTAATCAGGTTTTATCCATCCATTTTGCCTTCAGATGTCATGCAACTTTGTCATCATCATCCTGCTCAGTTTTTGGCTTATTTAGACAGTCTGGTAAAATCAAGGCCTGAAGATCAACG GTCATTCTTCCTTGAGTCCCTCCTACAACCAGAGTCTTTAAGATTGGATTGGCTGCTGTTGGCAGTGTCCCATGATGCTCCCCCAAGCACCAGCACTATGGACGATGAAGGAGACCCCAG gcCTCATTCCCACTTGTTTTCCTGGGGTTACAGTCAGCTAATCCTTCATCTAATTAAACTTCCTGCAGATTTTACAACAAAAGAGAAAGTGACTGACATCTGTAGGTCTCATGG TTTCTGGCCTGGATATCTTATCCTCTGTTTGGAGCTGGGGAGAAGAAGAGAGGCCTTCACGAATATTGTGTATCTGAATGATATGAGCCTGATGGAAGGGGACAATG GTTGGATCCCAGAGACTGTGGAGGAATGGAAGCTTCTCCTACACCTGGTACAGAACAAGAGCACAAAGCCAGCCCCCCAGAAGTCACCAAATGGGAACTTCAGCGATGGGCCTTCCCCTATCAACGTGGAGAATGTGGCACTCCTGTTAGCTAAGGTCATGGGCCCAGACCGGGCCTGGTCACTGCTACAAGAATGTGGTTTGACCCTTGAGCTGTCAGAGAAGTTTACCAGAACCTGTGATATCCTGAGGATTGCTGAGAAAAGGCAGAG AGCCTTGATACAAAGCATGCTTGAAAAATGTGATCGGTTTCTCTGGTCTCAGCAGGCCTAA
- the HPS5 gene encoding BLOC-2 complex member HPS5 isoform X5, translated as MTFVPVIPESYNHVLAEFESLDPLLSALRLDSARLKCTSIAVSRKWLALGSSGGGLNLIQKEGWKHRLFLSHREGTISQVACCLHDDDYVAVATSQGLVVVWELNQERRGKPERIYVSSEHKGRKVTALCWDTAILRVFVGDHMGKVSAIKLNTSKQAKAAAAFVMFPVHTITTVDSCVVQLDYLDGRLLISSLTRCFLCDTEREKFWKIGNKERDGEYGACFFPGRCSASQQPLIYCARPGSRMWEVNFDGEVISTHQFKKLLSSPPLPVINLRSEPQYDHTVGSSQSLSFPKLLHLSEHCVLTWTERGIYIFLPQNVQVLLWSEVKDIQDVAVCKNELFCLHLNGKVSHLSLLSVERCVERLLRRGLWNLAAQTCCLFQNSVIASRGRKTLTIDKLEHLKSQLDLTTYGDLISQLEELILKFEPLDSACSSRRSSISSHESFSILDSGIYRIINSRRGSQSDEDSCSLHSQTLSEDERLKEFTSHQEEDQPDQCCGSHGNEDNVSHASVMFETDKNETFLPFGIPLSFRSPSPLVSLQAVKESVSSFVRKTTEKIGTLHTSPDLKVRPEPRCDEQSCEEDVGPVTCPKEEDTEGKEEVTSQPPEEDKFQELRMATAEAMTKLQDPLVLFEPQSLKMVLQEWLSQLEKTFAMKDFSGISDTGNSSMESNQGMLLLDESKKGILDEEDEKEKRSSLGNEETVDQAVCDSVNSLRESLDDDIFQVCSPCSIPGSLQKDLAEVTTLCLELNVLNSEIKSASRHVDHTLQQCSPEILACQFLKKYFFLLDLKRAKESIKLSYTNSPCVWDTFIEGLKGSGCAGSVAMAHGPSRSVACGILPDQGMNPRPLHWQADSQPLRHQGSPKGHIFNEMASSNPTYIKMEEGDLPTRLKLLDDLVSFDSPLLIAYATRCHATLSSSSCSVFGLFRQSGKIKA; from the exons ATGACTTTCGTGCCAGTGATACCAGAGTCCTACAACCATGTTCTTGCAGAATTTGAGTCTCTGGATCCATTACTTTCAGCCCTGAGGCTGGACTCCGCTCGTCTAAAG TGCACGAGCATAGCTGTGTCTCGAAAATGGTTGGCTTTGGGCAGTTCAGGAGGAGGACTCAATCTCATTCAGAAAGAAGGATGGAAGCACAGGCTTTTTCTTTCGCACAGG GAAGGTACAATTTCTCAGGTCGCCTGTTGTTTACATGATGATGATTATGTTGCTGTGGCTACCAG TCAAGGTCTTGTAGTTGTTTGGGAATTAAATCAAGAGCGTCGTGGGAAACCAGAACGAATTTATGTGTCTTCAGAACACAAAGGCCGAAAAGTTACAGCTCTCTGTTGGGATACAGCTATTCTTAGAGTTTTTGTAGGTGATCATATGGGGAAAGTTTCTGCCATCAAACTCAACACTTCTAAACAAGCAAAG GCGGCTGCTGCCTTTGTGATGTTTCCTGTTCACACAATAACAACAGTTGACTCCTGTGTTGTCCAGTTAGATTATTTGGATGGAAGATTACTTATATCTTCACTTACTCGATGCTTCTTATGTGATACTGAGAG agaaaaattttggaaaattggaAACAAGGAAAGAGATGGAGAATACGGAGCTTGTTTCTTCCCTGGAAGATGCTCTGCCAGCCAGCAGCCCCTAATATACTGTGCCCGCCCTGGCTCCAGGATGTGGGAAGTGAACTTTGATGGAGAAGTTATAAGTACACATCAGTTTAAGAAACTCCTCTCATCACCACCTCTTCCTGTGATTAATCTAAG ATCAGAACCTCAGTATGATCATACGGTTGGATCCTCCCAGTCTTTGTCTTTCCCCAAACTCTTACATCTTAG TGAGCACTGTGTGCTGACTTGGACAGAAAGaggaatttatattttccttcctcAGAATGTTCAAGTTCTTCTTTGGAGTGAAGTCAAGG ATATTCAGGATGTGGCTGTCTGTAAGAATGAGCTGTTCTGTTTGCACCTAAATGGGAAGGTCTCCCATCTTTCCCTGTTATCTGTGGAACGTTGTGTGGAACGCCTGCTAAGGAGAGGCCTGTGGAACCTGGCTGCTCAAACTTGCTGTCTTTTCCAGAATTCCGTCATTGCCAGCAGA GGAAGAAAAACTTTGACTATAGATAAATTGGAACATTTGAAATCTCAGCTGGACTTAACAACCTATGGTGATCTGATTTCCCAACTGGAAGAACTGATCTTAAAATTTGAACCTTTGGATTCAGCTTGTAGCAGTAGAAGAAGCTCCATTTCATCACAT gaaagtTTCAGCATCTTGGACTCTGGTATTTATCGTATCATTAATAGTAGAAGAGGCAGTCAGTCAGATGAAGACTCTTGTTCCCTTCACAGCCAAACCCTCTCAGAAGATGAGAGACTTAAAGAATTCACCTCACATCAAGAAGAGGACCAACCAGATCAGTGTTGTGGTTCACACGGAAATGAAG ACAATGTTTCACACGCTTCAGTGATGTTTGAGACAGATAAGAATGAAACTTTTCTCCCCTTCGGCATTCCACTGTCATTTCGTTCTCCATCTCCTCTTGTGTCTCTTCAGGCTGTCAAGGAAAG CGTTTCTAGCTTTGTGCGTAAAACTACTGAGAAGATTGGCACCCTTCATACGAGCCCTGATCTGAAAGTGAGACCAGAACCCAGGTGTGATGAGCAGTCATGTGAAGAGGATGTGGGTCCAGTCACTTGCCCAAAGGAGGAAGACACTGA gggaaaagaagaagtaactaGTCAACCTCCAGAAGAGGACAAGTTTCAAGAGCTCAGAATGGCAACAGCAGAAGCAAT GACCAAGCTACAGGACCCACTGGTATTGTTTGAACCACAGTCTCTGAAAATGGTTTTACAGGAGTGGCTTTCACAGTTAGAAAAAACATTTGCCATGAAGGACTTTTCAGGCATTTCAGATACTGGCAACTCATCCATGGAATCAAACCAGGGTATGCTATTGCTTGATGAGTCAAAAAAGGGAATATTAGAcgaagaagatgaaaaagaaaaaaggagctctTTAGGCAATGAAGAAACGGTTGATCAAGCAGTGTGTGACTCTGTAAATAGTCTGAGGGAGTCCCTGGATGATGACATTTTTCAAGTATGTTCTCCATGCAGTATACCAGGCAGTCTTCAGAAGGACCTGGCTGAAGTGACAACATTGTGTTTGGAACTGAATGTATTGAATTCTGAGATCAAAAGTGCAAGTAGACATGTAGACCACACTTTGCAACAGTGCTCTCCTGAAATTCTGGCTTGTCAGTTCCTAAAGAAGTACTTTTTTCTTCTGGACTTGAAAAGAGCAAAGGAGAGCATCAAGCTGAGTTATACTAACAGTCCTTGTGTTTGGGATACTTTTATTGAAGGATTGAAAG gctccggatgcgcaggctcagtggccatggctcacgggcccagccgctccgtggcatgcgggatcctcccagaccagggcatgaacccgcgtcccctgcattggcaggcagactctcaaccactgcgccaccagggaagccctaaagggcACATTTTCAATG AAATGGCAAGTTCCAATCCTACATATATAAAGATGGAAGAAGGAGACCTTCCAACAAGATTAAAGTTATTGGATGACTTGGTCTCTTTTGACAGTCCTTTGTTGATTGCTTATGCTACCCG ATGTCATGCAACTTTGTCATCATCATCCTGCTCAGTTTTTGGCTTATTTAGACAGTCTGGTAAAATCAAGGCCTGA